In the Leclercia sp. LSNIH1 genome, one interval contains:
- the sul1 gene encoding sulfonamide-resistant dihydropteroate synthase Sul1 — MVTVFGILNLTEDSFFDESRRLDPAGAVTAAIEMLRVGSDVVDVGPAASHPDARPVSPADEIRRIAPLLDALSDQMHRVSIDSFQPETQRYALKRGVGYLNDIQGFPDPALYPDIAEADCRLVVMHSAQRDGIATRTGHLRPEDALDEIVRFFEARVSALRRSGVAADRLILDPGMGFFLSPAPETSLHVLSNLQKLKSALGLPLLVSVSRKSFLGATVGLPVKDLGPASLAAELHAIGNGADYVRTHAPGDLRSAITFSETLAKFRSRDARDRGLDHA, encoded by the coding sequence ATGGTGACGGTGTTCGGCATTCTGAATCTCACCGAGGACTCCTTCTTCGATGAGAGCCGGCGGCTAGACCCCGCCGGCGCTGTCACCGCGGCGATCGAAATGCTGCGAGTCGGATCAGACGTCGTGGATGTCGGACCGGCCGCCAGCCATCCGGACGCGAGGCCTGTATCGCCGGCCGATGAGATCAGACGTATTGCGCCGCTCTTAGACGCCCTGTCCGATCAGATGCACCGTGTTTCAATCGACAGCTTCCAACCGGAAACCCAGCGCTATGCGCTCAAGCGCGGCGTGGGCTACCTGAACGATATCCAAGGATTTCCTGACCCTGCGCTCTATCCCGATATTGCTGAGGCGGACTGCAGGCTGGTGGTTATGCACTCAGCGCAGCGGGATGGCATCGCCACCCGCACCGGTCACCTTCGACCCGAAGACGCGCTCGACGAGATTGTGCGGTTCTTCGAGGCGCGGGTTTCCGCCTTGCGACGGAGCGGGGTCGCTGCCGACCGGCTCATCCTCGATCCGGGGATGGGATTTTTCTTGAGCCCCGCACCGGAAACATCGCTGCACGTGCTGTCGAACCTTCAAAAGCTGAAGTCGGCGTTGGGGCTTCCGCTATTGGTCTCGGTGTCGCGGAAATCCTTCTTGGGCGCCACCGTTGGCCTTCCTGTAAAGGATCTGGGTCCAGCGAGCCTTGCGGCGGAACTTCACGCGATCGGCAATGGCGCTGACTACGTCCGCACCCACGCGCCTGGAGATCTGCGAAGCGCAATCACCTTCTCGGAAACCCTCGCGAAATTTCGCAGTCGCGACGCCAGAGACCGAGGGTTAGATCATGCCTAG
- a CDS encoding DeoR/GlpR family DNA-binding transcription regulator yields MIPIERHQRILALVEQRGAVSINELTEILGVSHMTIRRDVSKLEEQGLLVSVSGGVRAVSRLAAEPSHLVKSTLQSEEKQAIGALAASHIAKNSCIYLDAGTTTLALARAILDRNDLQVVTNDFEITQLLIDASQCGVIHTGGTLCRENRSCVGESAARTLRHLAIDTAFISASGWDSRGIFTPDENKVTVKETVSQVSARSILLCDSSKYNQVATFMALPLTRFTTIITDRHLSDAAASHIARHACEVLRAG; encoded by the coding sequence GTGATTCCAATAGAACGACATCAGCGTATTTTAGCCCTGGTGGAGCAGCGTGGGGCGGTAAGCATTAACGAGCTGACGGAGATCCTCGGCGTGTCCCATATGACCATCCGTCGGGACGTCAGTAAACTGGAGGAGCAGGGGCTGCTGGTCAGCGTCTCGGGCGGCGTGCGCGCCGTCAGCCGGCTGGCTGCGGAACCCAGTCATCTGGTGAAAAGCACGCTGCAGAGTGAGGAGAAACAGGCGATCGGCGCGCTGGCGGCGAGTCATATCGCTAAAAACAGTTGCATCTATCTGGATGCCGGGACTACCACCCTGGCGCTGGCGCGGGCGATCCTCGACCGGAACGATCTCCAGGTGGTCACCAATGATTTTGAGATAACCCAGCTGCTGATCGATGCCAGCCAGTGCGGCGTGATCCACACCGGCGGCACTCTGTGCCGGGAGAACCGCTCCTGCGTGGGCGAATCGGCGGCGCGTACGTTACGCCACCTGGCTATCGATACGGCCTTTATCTCCGCCAGCGGCTGGGACAGTCGCGGGATATTCACCCCTGATGAGAACAAGGTTACCGTCAAGGAGACCGTCAGCCAGGTCAGCGCGAGAAGCATCCTGCTGTGCGACAGTTCGAAATACAATCAGGTGGCCACGTTTATGGCGTTACCTTTGACCCGGTTCACCACCATCATTACCGACCGGCATCTTTCCGATGCCGCCGCCAGTCATATCGCCCGGCACGCCTGCGAGGTGCTGCGGGCCGGATAA
- a CDS encoding AAA family ATPase — protein MIQYIRIQNFRSVKDIALELGPLNIVFGPNGCGKSNIYNAIHLLTAAAEGRLSGFISEEGGLENMMWSGERSPLDRHPRRLQIACRTDSFDYELQIGFPEKLPYPTQFMLDPIVKEENIWLAGYSRRPSSRVLQRKNQAAFLVDVTGEKSTFTESIYENESVFGQLGEPHRFPEVSRVRETLRRWRFYHEFAIGRHSPLRQPAVGYRSPVLDSDGQNLAAAFQTIVEIGAEEILHEILADAFPGCQFYCENEHSRFALKMRREGIRRPLLAAEMSDGTLRFLCLAVALLSPRPPAFLAINEPENSLHRDMLPALARLIIEASRYSQIWLTSHSAELAELIAAGAPCQRYALENRGGETRIVE, from the coding sequence ATGATTCAGTACATTCGTATTCAAAATTTTCGCTCAGTAAAGGATATCGCGCTGGAGCTCGGGCCGCTGAACATTGTCTTCGGCCCTAACGGCTGCGGTAAATCCAATATTTATAACGCCATCCACCTGCTGACCGCTGCCGCTGAGGGCAGGCTTTCGGGGTTTATCAGCGAAGAGGGCGGTCTGGAGAATATGATGTGGTCCGGGGAGCGTTCGCCCCTCGATCGTCACCCCCGCCGGCTGCAAATCGCCTGCCGGACCGACAGCTTCGATTATGAACTGCAGATAGGCTTCCCTGAAAAATTGCCCTATCCGACGCAATTCATGCTCGATCCTATCGTTAAAGAAGAGAATATCTGGCTGGCCGGCTACTCCCGCCGGCCTTCCTCCCGCGTACTGCAGCGCAAGAATCAGGCGGCGTTTCTCGTCGATGTCACCGGGGAGAAAAGTACTTTCACCGAGAGTATTTATGAAAATGAGTCGGTGTTCGGTCAGCTTGGCGAGCCGCACCGTTTTCCCGAAGTATCGCGAGTGCGGGAGACGCTGCGCCGTTGGCGGTTTTATCATGAATTCGCGATTGGCCGTCATTCGCCACTGCGTCAGCCGGCCGTGGGTTACCGTTCGCCAGTCCTCGACAGCGATGGCCAGAATCTCGCCGCCGCCTTTCAGACCATTGTCGAGATCGGCGCGGAGGAGATTTTGCATGAAATCCTTGCCGACGCCTTTCCCGGCTGCCAGTTTTATTGTGAAAACGAGCACTCGCGTTTCGCTCTGAAAATGCGTCGCGAAGGGATCCGCCGCCCGCTGCTGGCGGCGGAGATGTCCGACGGTACGCTGCGCTTTTTGTGCCTCGCCGTCGCGCTGCTCAGTCCGCGCCCGCCGGCGTTTCTGGCGATCAATGAACCGGAGAACAGCCTGCATCGCGACATGTTGCCCGCGCTGGCCCGGCTGATTATCGAGGCCTCGCGCTACAGCCAGATCTGGCTGACCAGCCACTCGGCGGAGCTGGCGGAGCTTATCGCCGCCGGGGCGCCTTGTCAGCGCTATGCGCTGGAGAATCGCGGCGGGGAGACGCGGATTGTCGAGTGA
- a CDS encoding IS6-like element IS26 family transposase produces MNPFKGRHFQRDIILWAVRWYCKYGISYRELQEMLAERGVNVDHSTIYRWVQRYAPEMEKRLRWYWRNPSDLCPWHMDETYVKVNGRWAYLYRAVDSRGRTVDFYLSSRRNSKAAYRFLGKILNNVKKWQIPRFINTDKAPAYGRALALLKREGRCPSDVEHRQIKYRNNVIECDHGKLKRIIGATLGFKSMKTAYATIKGIEVMRALRKGQASAFYYGDPLGEMRLVSRVFEM; encoded by the coding sequence ATGAACCCATTCAAAGGCCGGCATTTTCAGCGTGACATCATTCTGTGGGCCGTACGCTGGTACTGCAAATACGGCATCAGTTACCGTGAGCTGCAGGAGATGCTGGCTGAACGCGGAGTGAATGTCGATCACTCCACGATTTACCGCTGGGTTCAGCGTTATGCGCCTGAAATGGAAAAACGGCTGCGCTGGTACTGGCGTAACCCTTCCGATCTTTGCCCGTGGCACATGGATGAAACCTACGTGAAGGTCAATGGCCGCTGGGCGTATCTGTACCGGGCCGTCGACAGCCGGGGCCGCACTGTCGATTTTTATCTCTCCTCCCGTCGTAACAGCAAAGCTGCATACCGGTTTCTGGGTAAAATCCTCAACAACGTGAAGAAGTGGCAGATCCCGCGATTCATCAACACGGATAAAGCGCCCGCCTATGGTCGCGCGCTTGCTCTGCTCAAACGCGAAGGCCGGTGCCCGTCTGACGTTGAACACCGACAGATTAAGTACCGGAACAACGTGATTGAATGCGATCATGGCAAACTGAAACGGATAATCGGCGCCACGCTGGGATTTAAATCCATGAAGACGGCTTACGCCACCATCAAAGGTATTGAGGTGATGCGTGCACTACGCAAAGGCCAGGCCTCAGCATTTTATTATGGTGATCCCCTGGGCGAAATGCGCCTGGTAAGCAGAGTTTTTGAAATGTAA
- a CDS encoding quaternary ammonium compound efflux SMR transporter QacE delta 1, producing the protein MKGWLFLVIAIVGEVIATSALKSSEGFTKLAPSAVVIIGYGIAFYFLSLVLKSIPVGVAYAVWSGLGVVIITAIAWLLHGQKLDAWGFVGMGLIIAAFLLARSPSWKSLRRPTPW; encoded by the coding sequence ATGAAAGGCTGGCTTTTTCTTGTTATCGCAATAGTTGGCGAAGTAATCGCAACATCCGCATTAAAATCTAGCGAGGGCTTTACTAAGCTTGCCCCTTCCGCCGTTGTCATAATCGGTTATGGCATCGCATTTTATTTTCTTTCTCTGGTTCTGAAATCCATCCCTGTCGGTGTTGCTTATGCAGTCTGGTCGGGACTCGGCGTCGTCATAATTACAGCCATTGCCTGGTTGCTTCATGGGCAAAAGCTTGATGCGTGGGGCTTTGTAGGTATGGGGCTCATAATTGCTGCCTTTTTGCTCGCCCGATCCCCATCGTGGAAGTCGCTGCGGAGGCCGACGCCATGGTGA
- the aadA1 gene encoding ANT(3'')-Ia family aminoglycoside nucleotidyltransferase AadA1 — protein MREAVIAEVSTQLSEVVGVIERHLEPTLLAVHLYGSAVDGGLKPHSDIDLLVTVTVRLDETTRRALINDLLETSASPGESEILRAVEVTIVVHDDIIPWRYPAKRELQFGEWQRNDILAGIFEPATIDIDLAILLTKAREHSVALVGPAAEELFDPVPEQDLFEALNETLTLWNSPPDWAGDERNVVLTLSRIWYSAVTGKIAPKDVAADWAMERLPAQYQPVILEARQAYLGQEEDRLASRADQLEEFVHYVKGEITKVVGK, from the coding sequence ATGAGGGAAGCGGTGATCGCCGAAGTATCGACTCAACTATCAGAGGTAGTTGGCGTCATCGAGCGCCATCTCGAACCGACGTTGCTGGCCGTACATTTGTACGGCTCCGCAGTGGATGGCGGCCTGAAGCCACACAGTGATATTGATTTGCTGGTTACGGTGACCGTAAGGCTTGATGAAACAACGCGGCGAGCTTTGATCAACGACCTTTTGGAAACTTCGGCTTCCCCTGGAGAGAGCGAGATTCTCCGCGCTGTAGAAGTCACCATTGTTGTGCACGACGACATCATTCCGTGGCGTTATCCAGCTAAGCGCGAACTGCAATTTGGAGAATGGCAGCGCAATGACATTCTTGCAGGTATCTTCGAGCCAGCCACGATCGACATTGATCTGGCTATCTTGCTGACAAAAGCAAGAGAACATAGCGTTGCCTTGGTAGGTCCAGCGGCGGAGGAACTCTTTGATCCGGTTCCTGAACAGGATCTATTTGAGGCGCTAAATGAAACCTTAACGCTATGGAACTCGCCGCCCGACTGGGCTGGCGATGAGCGAAATGTAGTGCTTACGTTGTCCCGCATTTGGTACAGCGCAGTAACCGGCAAAATCGCGCCGAAGGATGTCGCTGCCGACTGGGCAATGGAGCGCCTGCCGGCCCAGTATCAGCCCGTCATACTTGAAGCTAGACAGGCTTATCTTGGACAAGAAGAAGATCGCTTGGCCTCGCGCGCAGATCAGTTGGAAGAATTTGTCCACTACGTGAAAGGCGAGATCACCAAGGTAGTCGGCAAATAA
- a CDS encoding extended-spectrum class A beta-lactamase SHV-5, with amino-acid sequence MRYIRLCIISLLATLPLAVHASPQPLEQIKLSESQLSGRVGMIEMDLASGRTLTAWRADERFPMMSTFKVVLCGAVLARVDAGDEQLERKIHYRQQDLVDYSPVSEKHLADGMTVGELCAAAITMSDNSAANLLLATVGGPAGLTAFLRQIGDNVTRLDRWETELNEALPGDARDTTTPASMAATLRKLLTSQRLSARSQRQLLQWMVDDRVAGPLIRSVLPAGWFIADKTGASKRGARGIVALLGPNNKAERIVVIYLRDTPASMAERNQQIAGIGAALIEHWQR; translated from the coding sequence ATGCGTTATATTCGCCTGTGTATTATCTCCCTGTTAGCCACCCTGCCGCTGGCGGTACACGCCAGCCCGCAGCCGCTTGAGCAAATTAAACTAAGCGAAAGCCAGCTGTCGGGCCGCGTAGGCATGATAGAAATGGATCTGGCCAGCGGCCGCACGCTGACCGCCTGGCGCGCCGATGAACGCTTTCCCATGATGAGCACCTTTAAAGTAGTGCTCTGCGGCGCAGTGCTGGCGCGGGTGGATGCCGGTGACGAACAGCTGGAGCGAAAGATCCACTATCGCCAGCAGGATCTGGTGGACTACTCGCCGGTCAGCGAAAAACACCTTGCCGACGGCATGACGGTCGGCGAACTCTGCGCCGCCGCCATTACCATGAGCGATAACAGCGCCGCCAATCTGCTACTGGCCACCGTCGGCGGCCCCGCAGGATTGACTGCCTTTTTGCGCCAGATCGGCGACAACGTCACCCGCCTTGACCGCTGGGAAACGGAACTGAATGAGGCGCTTCCCGGCGACGCCCGCGACACCACTACCCCGGCCAGCATGGCCGCGACCCTGCGCAAGCTGCTGACCAGCCAGCGTCTGAGCGCCCGTTCGCAACGGCAGCTGCTGCAGTGGATGGTGGACGATCGGGTCGCCGGACCGTTGATCCGCTCCGTGCTGCCGGCGGGCTGGTTTATCGCCGATAAGACCGGAGCTAGCAAGCGGGGTGCGCGCGGGATTGTCGCCCTGCTTGGCCCGAATAACAAAGCAGAGCGCATTGTGGTGATTTATCTGCGGGATACCCCGGCGAGCATGGCCGAGCGAAATCAGCAAATCGCCGGGATCGGCGCGGCGCTGATCGAGCACTGGCAACGCTAA
- the otnK gene encoding 3-oxo-tetronate kinase, whose protein sequence is MQLGVIADDFTGATDIASFLVRNGMPTVQLNGVPTRDLPLTSEAVVISLKTRSCPAEMAVSQSLAALRWLQAQGCQQFYFKYCSTFDSTAQGNIGPVLDALLAELGETRTVISPALPVNGRTVYQGYLFVGEQLLNESGMRHHPVTPMEDAHLGRLIERQGRGKAALIAWPIVDRGPEAVAAALAAVNDPAVRYVVLDALSEQDLLTQGVALREMKLVSGGSGLAIGLARDLAQRHGARGESAQAGMPLVGPAVVLSGSCSVMTNSQVAAYRQQAPARAVDLSACFTDLESYVRTLTDWVDAQRDAPLAPMIYATTEPQTLQRIQAQYGDKASSERVEQLFAALAAALKAKGFTRFIVAGGETSSIVAQTLGVEAFHIGPTISPGVPWVRDTRQPLSLALKSGNFGDIQFFARAQQEFRHD, encoded by the coding sequence ATGCAGCTTGGTGTCATTGCCGATGACTTCACCGGCGCCACGGATATTGCCAGCTTCCTCGTGCGCAACGGCATGCCGACGGTGCAACTGAATGGCGTGCCGACCCGCGATCTTCCGCTGACCAGCGAGGCGGTGGTCATCAGCCTGAAAACTCGCTCCTGCCCGGCGGAAATGGCCGTCAGCCAGTCGCTGGCGGCCCTGCGCTGGCTGCAGGCCCAGGGCTGTCAGCAGTTTTATTTCAAGTACTGTTCCACTTTCGACAGCACCGCGCAGGGCAACATTGGCCCGGTGCTGGATGCCCTGCTGGCCGAGCTGGGTGAGACGCGGACGGTGATTTCCCCGGCGCTGCCGGTTAACGGCCGCACGGTCTATCAGGGATATCTGTTCGTCGGCGAGCAACTGCTGAATGAGTCCGGGATGCGCCACCATCCGGTGACGCCGATGGAGGATGCGCACCTGGGCCGCTTAATTGAGCGCCAGGGGCGCGGAAAAGCCGCGCTGATTGCCTGGCCGATTGTCGACCGGGGGCCGGAGGCGGTCGCCGCCGCGCTGGCGGCAGTCAACGATCCGGCGGTGCGCTATGTGGTGCTCGACGCCCTCAGCGAACAGGATCTGCTCACCCAGGGCGTGGCGCTGCGGGAGATGAAGCTGGTCTCCGGCGGTTCCGGCCTCGCCATCGGCCTCGCCCGCGACTTGGCGCAGCGCCATGGCGCCCGGGGTGAAAGCGCTCAGGCCGGCATGCCGCTGGTCGGCCCGGCGGTGGTGCTCTCGGGCTCCTGCTCGGTGATGACCAACAGCCAGGTGGCGGCCTATCGTCAACAGGCCCCCGCCCGCGCCGTCGACTTAAGCGCCTGCTTTACCGATCTGGAGAGCTACGTCAGGACGCTGACTGACTGGGTGGACGCGCAGCGCGATGCGCCGCTGGCGCCGATGATCTATGCCACCACCGAGCCGCAAACGCTGCAGCGGATCCAGGCGCAGTATGGCGACAAGGCCAGCAGCGAACGGGTGGAACAGCTGTTTGCCGCTCTTGCCGCCGCCCTGAAGGCGAAAGGATTTACCCGCTTTATTGTGGCCGGAGGGGAAACGTCGAGCATTGTGGCGCAGACCCTGGGGGTTGAGGCGTTCCATATTGGGCCGACCATCTCCCCTGGCGTGCCCTGGGTGCGTGACACCCGCCAGCCGCTCTCCCTGGCGCTGAAGTCAGGTAACTTCGGCGATATCCAGTTCTTTGCCCGTGCCCAGCAGGAGTTTCGTCATGACTGA
- the aac(3)-Ia gene encoding aminoglycoside N-acetyltransferase AAC(3)-Ia: MGIIRTCRLGPDQVKSMRAALDLFGREFGDVATYSQHQPDSDYLGNLLRSKTFIALAAFDQEAVVGALAAYVLPKFEQARSEIYIYDLAVSGEHRRQGIATALINLLKHEANALGAYVIYVQADYGDDPAVALYTKLGIREEVMHFDIDPSTAT, from the coding sequence ATGGGCATCATTCGCACATGTAGGCTCGGCCCTGACCAAGTCAAATCCATGAGGGCTGCTCTTGATCTTTTCGGTCGTGAGTTCGGAGACGTAGCCACCTACTCCCAACATCAGCCGGACTCCGATTACCTCGGGAACTTGCTCCGTAGTAAGACATTCATCGCGCTTGCTGCCTTCGACCAAGAAGCGGTTGTTGGCGCTCTCGCGGCTTACGTTCTGCCAAAGTTTGAGCAGGCGCGTAGTGAGATCTATATCTATGATCTCGCAGTCTCCGGCGAGCACCGGAGGCAAGGCATTGCCACCGCGCTCATCAATCTCCTCAAGCATGAGGCCAACGCGCTTGGTGCTTATGTGATCTACGTGCAAGCAGATTACGGTGACGATCCCGCAGTGGCTCTCTATACAAAGTTGGGCATACGGGAAGAAGTGATGCACTTTGATATCGACCCAAGTACCGCCACCTAA
- a CDS encoding GNAT family N-acetyltransferase, with protein MNVRTCTESDVASIAVVFTESIHVLGASHYDASQRNAWAPRPADIEAWSARLSGLQTLLAIEGDAVIGFISYELSGHIEFLYTAPGSERRGVASVLYREVEKALPGVSLFTEASLVAKPFFLRHGFSVVEEQNVSRGGVMFRRYAMRKAVVAQHGAQADRPALRAVRRLS; from the coding sequence ATGAACGTACGCACTTGCACTGAATCTGACGTCGCCTCTATCGCAGTCGTATTTACTGAGTCTATTCATGTACTTGGAGCGTCTCACTATGACGCTTCGCAAAGGAATGCGTGGGCACCGCGTCCCGCAGATATAGAGGCTTGGTCAGCTCGCTTATCTGGCCTACAGACTCTTCTAGCAATTGAGGGAGATGCGGTTATCGGGTTCATCTCTTACGAGCTTAGCGGCCACATCGAGTTTCTTTACACCGCACCGGGTTCCGAGCGTCGGGGCGTCGCGTCTGTTCTGTACCGTGAGGTTGAGAAAGCCCTCCCAGGTGTTTCGCTCTTCACAGAAGCCAGTCTGGTCGCCAAGCCCTTTTTCCTGCGGCATGGTTTCAGTGTAGTTGAGGAGCAAAATGTCTCCCGTGGAGGCGTCATGTTCCGTAGGTATGCAATGCGCAAGGCAGTTGTCGCCCAACATGGCGCTCAAGCCGACCGGCCAGCCCTGCGGGCTGTCCGTCGGCTTAGCTAG
- the intI1 gene encoding class 1 integron integrase IntI1: protein MKTATAPLPPLRSVKVLDQLRERIRYLHYSLRTEQAYVNWVRAFIRFHGVRHPATLGSSEVEAFLSWLANERKVSVSTHRQALAALLFFYGKVLCTDLPWLQEIGRPRPSRRLPVVLTPDEVVRILGFLEGEHRLFAQLLYGTGMRISEGLQLRVKDLDFDHGTIIVREGKGSKDRALMLPESLAPSLREQLSRARAWWLKDQAEGRSGVALPDALERKYPRAGHSWPWFWVFAQHTHSTDPRSGVVRRHHMYDQTFQRAFKRAVEQAGITKPATPHTLRHSFATALLRSGYDIRTVQDLLGHSDVSTTMIYTHVLKVGGAGVRSPLDALPPLTSER from the coding sequence ATGAAAACCGCCACTGCGCCGTTACCACCGCTGCGTTCGGTCAAGGTTCTGGACCAGTTGCGTGAGCGCATACGCTACTTGCATTACAGTTTACGAACCGAACAGGCTTATGTCAACTGGGTTCGTGCCTTCATCCGTTTCCACGGTGTGCGTCACCCGGCAACCTTGGGCAGCAGCGAAGTCGAGGCATTTCTGTCCTGGCTGGCGAACGAGCGCAAGGTTTCGGTCTCCACGCATCGTCAGGCATTGGCGGCCTTGCTGTTCTTCTACGGCAAGGTGCTGTGCACGGATCTGCCCTGGCTTCAGGAGATCGGAAGACCTCGGCCGTCGCGGCGCTTGCCGGTGGTGCTGACCCCGGATGAAGTGGTTCGCATCCTCGGTTTTCTGGAAGGCGAGCATCGTTTGTTCGCCCAGCTTCTGTATGGAACGGGCATGCGGATCAGTGAGGGTTTGCAACTGCGGGTCAAGGATCTGGATTTCGATCACGGCACGATCATCGTGCGGGAGGGCAAGGGCTCCAAGGATCGGGCCTTGATGTTACCCGAGAGCTTGGCACCCAGCCTGCGCGAGCAGCTGTCGCGTGCACGGGCATGGTGGCTGAAGGACCAGGCCGAGGGCCGCAGCGGCGTTGCGCTTCCCGACGCCCTTGAGCGGAAGTATCCGCGCGCCGGGCATTCCTGGCCGTGGTTCTGGGTTTTTGCGCAGCACACGCATTCGACCGATCCACGGAGCGGTGTCGTGCGTCGCCATCACATGTATGACCAGACCTTTCAGCGCGCCTTCAAACGTGCCGTAGAACAAGCAGGCATCACGAAGCCCGCCACACCGCACACCCTCCGCCACTCGTTCGCGACGGCCTTGCTCCGCAGCGGTTACGACATTCGAACCGTGCAGGATCTGCTCGGCCATTCCGACGTCTCTACGACGATGATTTACACGCATGTGCTGAAAGTTGGCGGTGCCGGAGTGCGCTCACCGCTTGATGCGCTGCCGCCCCTCACTAGTGAGAGGTAG
- the ltnD gene encoding L-threonate dehydrogenase translates to MAAHTNVCVIGLGSMGMGAARACLQAGLNTWGVDINPDNCRALLAAGANGAGPSAVPFAAELDAVVLLVVNAAQVRGILFGESGLAAHLKPGTVVMVSSTIASADAQAIAEALAEYQLLMLDAPVSGGAVKAAAGDMTVMASGSDAAFARLAPVLDAVAGKVYRIGSDIGLGSTVKIIHQLLAGVHIAVAAEAMALAARAGIPLETMYDVVTHAAGNSWMFENRMQHVLDGDYSPKSAVDIFVKDLGLVNDTARALTFPLPLATTALNMFTSASNAGFGREDDSAVIKIFNGITLPGHKQ, encoded by the coding sequence ATGGCTGCACACACTAACGTCTGCGTGATTGGACTGGGTTCAATGGGCATGGGCGCCGCCCGCGCCTGCCTGCAGGCGGGCCTGAACACCTGGGGCGTTGACATCAATCCCGACAACTGTCGCGCACTGCTGGCGGCGGGCGCCAATGGCGCGGGCCCCAGCGCGGTGCCGTTCGCCGCGGAACTGGATGCAGTTGTGCTGCTGGTGGTCAATGCCGCCCAGGTGCGGGGGATCCTGTTCGGCGAGAGCGGCCTCGCCGCCCATCTGAAGCCGGGCACCGTCGTGATGGTGTCGTCCACCATCGCTTCCGCCGATGCTCAGGCCATTGCCGAGGCGCTGGCGGAGTACCAGCTATTGATGCTCGACGCGCCGGTATCGGGCGGCGCCGTGAAAGCGGCCGCCGGCGACATGACGGTGATGGCCTCCGGGAGCGATGCCGCCTTTGCCCGCCTCGCGCCGGTGCTGGACGCCGTGGCCGGCAAAGTCTACCGCATAGGGAGCGACATTGGTCTTGGCTCGACGGTAAAAATTATCCATCAGCTGCTGGCCGGGGTGCACATCGCCGTTGCCGCCGAAGCGATGGCGCTTGCCGCCCGCGCCGGGATCCCACTCGAAACGATGTATGACGTGGTCACCCACGCGGCGGGTAATTCATGGATGTTTGAGAATCGCATGCAGCACGTCCTGGATGGCGATTACTCGCCAAAATCCGCTGTCGATATTTTTGTCAAAGATCTCGGGCTGGTGAATGACACTGCCCGGGCGCTGACCTTCCCGCTGCCGCTCGCTACCACCGCGCTGAATATGTTCACCTCCGCCAGTAATGCCGGATTCGGTCGGGAAGATGACAGCGCGGTGATCAAGATTTTCAACGGCATCACCCTGCCGGGCCATAAACAGTGA
- a CDS encoding aminoglycoside N-acetyltransferase AAC(6')-Ib3, translating into MTNSNDSVTLRLMTEHDLAMLYEWLNRSHIVEWWGGEEARPTLADVQEQYLPSVLAQESVTPYIAMLNGEPIGYAQSYVALGSGDGWWEEETDPGVRGIDQLLANASQLGKGLGTKLVRALVELLFNDPEVTKIQTDPSPSNLRAIRCYEKAGFERQGTVTTPDGPAVYMVQTRQAFERTRSDA; encoded by the coding sequence GTGACCAACAGCAACGATTCCGTCACACTGCGCCTCATGACTGAGCATGACCTTGCGATGCTCTATGAGTGGCTAAATCGATCTCATATCGTCGAGTGGTGGGGCGGAGAAGAAGCACGCCCGACACTTGCTGACGTACAGGAACAGTACTTGCCAAGCGTTTTAGCGCAAGAGTCCGTCACTCCATACATTGCAATGCTGAATGGAGAGCCGATTGGGTATGCCCAGTCGTACGTTGCTCTTGGAAGCGGGGACGGATGGTGGGAAGAAGAAACCGATCCAGGAGTACGCGGAATAGACCAGTTACTGGCGAATGCATCACAACTGGGCAAAGGCTTGGGAACCAAGCTGGTTCGAGCTCTGGTTGAGTTGCTGTTCAATGATCCCGAGGTCACCAAGATCCAAACGGACCCGTCGCCGAGCAACTTGCGAGCGATCCGATGCTACGAGAAAGCGGGGTTTGAGAGGCAAGGTACCGTAACCACCCCAGATGGTCCAGCCGTGTACATGGTTCAAACACGCCAGGCATTCGAGCGAACACGCAGTGATGCCTAA